In one Sebastes umbrosus isolate fSebUmb1 chromosome 13, fSebUmb1.pri, whole genome shotgun sequence genomic region, the following are encoded:
- the pfkla gene encoding ATP-dependent 6-phosphofructokinase, liver type, producing MSSVDLEKLKMTGAGRAMAVLTSGGDAQGMNAAVRAVTRMGIYVGAKVYLIYEGYQGLVDGGDNIKLANWHSVSNIIQQGGTVIGSARCKTFTTREGRLSAAFNLVQKGITNLCVCGGDGSLTGANIFRNEWSSLLEELVLKGRITDIMARQHDHLNIVGLVGSIDNDFCGTDMTIGADSALHRIMEIIDAIMTTAQSHQRTFVLEIMGRHCGYLALVSALASGADWLFIPEAPPQEGWEDRMCARLESSRIKGSRLNIVIIAEGAIDRNGEPISSTYVKDLVVERLGYDTRVTVLGHVQRGGTPSAFDRILSSKLGVEAVVALMEASPDTPACAIGLSGNHAVRLPLMECVEMTKLVQKAMNEKKFDEAVKLRGGSFENNWNIYKLLGFQKPVQSESNFSLAILNVGAPAAGMNAAVRSAVRLALAQGHKVYTVHDGFQGLALGKVYEMEWHSVAGWTGQGGSLLGTKRTLPNKHMEKIVETLAKFKISALLVIGGFEAYAGVLQLFEARGRYDELCIPMCMIPATISNNVPGTDFSLGADTAVNAAMEGCDKIKQSATGTKRRVFVVETMGGFCGYLATSTGIAVGADAAYIFEDPFNIHDLKTNVDHLTEKMKKDIQRGLVLRNEKCHENYTTDFIHRLYSSEGKGIFDCRVNVLGHLQQGGSPSPFDRNFGTKLGVKAIQWISERLTENFRQGRVFANSPDTACVLGLNRKVIKFSPVTELKDVTDFEHRMPKVQWWYNLRPLLKMLAKYQTSFCEYVPGEIEHVTRRSISIDPGF from the exons ATGTCCTCGGTGGACTTGGAGAAGCTGAAGATGACGGGAGCTGGTCGAGCCATGGCGGTGCTGACCAGCGGTGGAGATGCACAAG GGATGAACGCTGCTGTCCGAGCTGTGACCAGAATGGGCATCTATGTGGGGGCCAAGGTCTATCTTATTTATGAG GGATACCAGGGCCTGGTGGATGGGGGAGACAACATCAAACTGGCCAACTGGCACAGTGTGTCCAACATCATCCAACAG GGTGGGACTGTGATAGGTAGCGCCCGATGCAAGACCTTCACAACTCGTGAGGGCAGGCTTTCTGCCGCCTTTAACCTTGTGCAGAAAGGCATCaccaacctgtgtgtgtgtggcggagACGGCAGCCTCACTGGAGCCAACATCTTTCGCAATGAGTGGAGCAGTCTGCTGGAGGAGCTCGTACTGAAAG GAAGGATCACAGACATTATGGCCAGGCAGCATGACCACCTGAACATCGTGGGGCTTGTGGGCTCCATTGACAACGACTTCTGTGGCACCGACATGACCATCGGAGCTGACTCAGCGCTGCACCGCATCATGGAGATAATCGATGCCATCATGACCACCGCACAGAG CCACCAGCGCACTTTTGTTCTGGAAATCATGGGACGACACTGTGG ATATCTGGCCTTGGTGTCTGCGCTGGCATCTGGGGCAGACTGGCTCTTCATTCCAGAGGCTCCTCCTCAGGAGGGCTGGGAGGACCGGATGTGTGCCCGTCTAGAGTCG AGCCGCATAAAGGGGTCAAGACTCAACATTGTAATCATCGCAGAGGGAGCCATCGACAGAAATGGCGAGCCCATCTCCTCAACTTACGTAAAAGAT CTGGTGGTAGAGAGGCTGGGTTATGATACCAGAGTGACGGTACTCGGCCATGTTCAGCGAGGAGGAACTCCCTCAGCGTTTGACAGAATACTG agCAGTAAGTTGGGTGTGGAGGCGGTGGTTGCCCTGATGGAGGCCTCTCCTGACACCCCAGCCTGCGCCATCGGCCTGTCGGGTAACCACGCTGTTCGTCTGCCTCTAATGGAGTGTGTGGAGATG ACTAAATTGGTGCAGAAGGCCATGAACGAGAAGAAGTTTGATGAGGCTGTCAAACTGCGTGGAGG GAGTTTTGAGAACAACTGGAACATCTACAAGCTTCTTGGCTTCCAGAAGCCCGTCCAGTCTGAG AGCAATTTCTCCTTGGCTATTCTGAACGTGGGCGCTCCGGCTGCAGGGATGAATGCAGCAGTGAGGTCTGCTGTGAGGTTAGCACTCGCTCAGGGACACAAGGTCTATACTGTCCATGATGGCTTTCAAGGACTTGCCCTTGGAAAG gtttATGAGATGGAGTGGCACAGTGTGGCGGGATGGACTGGCCAAGGGGGCTCACTGCTGGGGACAAAACg AACACTTCCGAACAAACACATGGAGAAGATTGTGGAAACCCTCGCCAAGTTCAAGATCTCAGCTCTGCTTGTAATTGGAGGGTTTGAG GCATACGCAGGTGTGCTGCAGCTGTTTGAAGCCCGGGGTCGCTATGATGAGCTCTGCATCCCCATGTGTATGATCCCTGCTACCATCAGCAACAACGTCCCTGGAACTGACTTCAGCCTGGGAGCAGACACGGCTGTCAATGCTGCCATGGAG GGTTGCGACAAGATCAAGCAGTCTGCCACTGGGACCAAGAGACGAGTGTTTGTGGTGGAGACTATGGGTGGGTTCTGTGGATATCTGGCAACCTCCACGGGTATAGCTGTGGGTGCTGACGCAGCCTACATCTTTGAAGACCCCTTCAACATCCACGACCTGAAG ACCAATGTGGACCATTTGACTGAAAAGATGAAGAAGGACATCCAGCGGGGTCTAGTACTGAG GAATGAAAAATGCCACGAAAACTACACTACAGACTTCATCCATAGGCTGTATTCATCAGAGGGGAAGGGCATCTTTGACTGCAGAGTTAATGTGTTGGGACACCTTCAGCAG GGAGGGTCGCCTTCTCCCTTTGACAGAAATTTTGGCACTAAGTTGGGTGTTAAGGCTATCCAGTGGATTTCAGAGAGACTGACTGAAAACTTCCGACAAG GCCGCGTGTTCGCCAACTCACCAGATACAGCATGTGTGCTCGGCCTCAACAGGAAGGTCATCAAATTCAGCCCCGTCACTGAACTGAAGGATGTGACTGATTTTGA gcaCCGGATGCCCAAAGTCCAGTGGTGGTATAATCTTCGACCGCTGCTAAAAATGTTGGCCAAGTATCAAACCAGCTTCTGTGAATATGTCCCAGGAGAGATTGAACATGTGACTCGACGCTCCATCAGCATCGACCCGGGGTTCTAG